The Perca fluviatilis chromosome 3, GENO_Pfluv_1.0, whole genome shotgun sequence nucleotide sequence GTACTGCTTCTTCGCAGAGTCACCGGGGAAAACGCACTACAAATACTGGAAGGTTGTGCGCATGTACGACTAAACAGTTTGTACAAACAGAAACTGCAGGAACACCAGTTCAGCTGGACAGCATTCTGACAACAGTGGGAATCTAGAAGCGGAGTTACTAAGAGACTCACGGTGACTCCCTCTTCCTGCCGACAAAAGTCCTATCCTTTCTAAAGTCAAAACTACAAggcatttttatgttgaggttTGACACCACAGTGGTCCGGGTACGTCCCCCCCAGAAACAGAACCAATGAGAACGCTCTTGACCTGCAGCTTGAACAAGTACACCCCCCCAGCCCCTCAACACCATAGGACCCCCCACACACCAAACCTAACCCCAAATCCCCAACCACCACACAAACCAAAATAATATTAGCCGGACTCCTGTGCCTCCCAAAAGCCTCCCAAACAAAAAAGCAGATAACCTCCAGTGTGGTCTAAAAAGATCCCGGTGTGGCACGAGCACTACACTATGGTCCTCAACAGAGCAAATGAAAAGCACAAAAAGACAGTTGTGGCACACCTGCATCACACTCCATCACactcaaacaaaaaataaatcaccaACCAACCACATCAAACCCACCATTCTCTAACCACAACCAAATCCAAGTTTAAAATTTTCCCCTTTTAGTCCCATACAACCATCTACAGCACCTAACAAATGTATtatataaaacaacaacaaaatgtgaAAACTACTCTATAAACTTACCGTCTACAGTGCTTGCATACCGGCTTCAGGTCAATTTCAACAAACTTATCTCTGAGTTACCATAGACGGGAGGTGAAGCataggagagagaagagaggagaggagaaattgGAGGAAAAAGAGCCAAAGAGGGAAGAGTTGTAGCAGGAGAGTGAAATACACAAAGACAAGTGTTAAGACGGACACTAAAGTAGGGGTTAAGTAGGAGTGTTACGAGTCCTGAGAGGAAAACAACAATCAGCTGGCAGTAGTGTACATGATTAGTTAGGAAAAGATGCTATTAATGAACAACATCACTTACTTGAGAGTGAGTTTAGTGTGGCAGGTGGAGCATGAGAAACAACTGACACACCAAGCCTTGTTGAGAGCAGACACCACTGAGGGGTTCAcagaaggggggaaaaaaaggatatTATGACCATTCTACAGTTGTGTGTTCAAGTgacattttatgtaaaaaaataaataaattaaaacagtACTGAATATGCGCTTTATTATAGTGATACTCACCATCGCCTTCAATCACACGGTTGCAGTGATAGCACACATCGCCGAAGAGCTTgataacagagaaacacagagattGAGTTTTTATACAGCAAACATTGCTAACATTATAATGTGCGTCACGTCCTCCACAGCCATTATTTTACTTGGCTCTTTTGTTTCTTACCTGGTTATAATGAGTCTCACAGTAAGCCAATCCCTTCCTCTCGTAATGCCGATGGCCGAGGAAAGGCTTCTCACACTtggcacacacaaaatgctgtaaacaaaaacaaatgtcgcGTGTGAAACTGACTAGAGGAGCAGGTGCCAACACAACATGAATAttacaacatggcatcatgactttgcataaacatacacgccactttcctaaagccaaatggcgtgttatctgtacacgttttgagctatccacgtgtatgtctacgctgtatacagcggatgtaaacatacacaccacgtgatatcgcgagaacgtgccgtgCTATCGCAAAAACAGCGTCACCCGCatgtaaaaaaggaaaaaaaaaaaaaggttgagttCAGGAAATGAACACTGGGGAAGgctttaattaaataaaaaaaaataaaaaacagttgataaatgccacacgcgggacacgatcccggctctcctgggtgaaagtcctgttttacCCATATGCAGACttccgtcctttcatactactccctacggcgataattcacacgtaatgtaggtcaatggaggccacacggcgttgataaacacgctaaaaagtgattatgcgtcttgataacacgccaaaatggcatacgaattggcgtgtcatacatacgccactttgagatcagtctgaataTTACATGAATATGTTTACTTACTTAGAAATGGTTTTAAAAGTTACAGGCTTGACCTATGGAGACATGTCACTGTTgtaatactgtttttttaatcacatttagCCAACCAGTGTCAAGAAACAACTGTAATATTTCTATAGTGTTCCCCAgtgttattattttctttttaattagttCTACTTGTCTGGCGCCTACCAGATTAATTTCAGCTAATGACTGTCTTTAGCATTAAATCAACTGCTGTACACTGTTGATAGAGCTTTTGAACAGTATAAGCAGCCTCCAGACACACAACTTGATCTGCTGTGCTCTGCCTCAGGAGAAATCATCTTACTTAAAAGTGCTCACATCGTTCCTACTGCCTCAATGTTGCTTGTTAACAGTGTTTTGGTACTAAAGTGGTTTATTTAATGAATTCATATGCATAAGTTATGGTAACTAAATGTGAAATGTATTCTagatttttattcttcttctgtgtgaaGGCCTTACATACATATATCAACCATTAAAGTTGATCAGCATGACATTTGTCCACTATTATTAACCTGTCAGTGGTCTTTCTGAAGCCTACTCCCTTTAGTCCAACTTACAAAGTGCAGAAGAATTTTACAGAAACACTTGTTATACTCAATTTAGGTTTTGCCTGAATAAATGCCACATGATTTTATTACTACTTCTGAATTATTTAATTTGCCCCTTGATGTACCTCTCTCTGGGAATTTGGACACATCAAGTTGGCAACTCAATGGAGAGATGATGTCTAAATCAGTTACACTTGCCTGTCCTTACTTTTTTTCCAAACATATACAGGAATGTAACATTGCATCCAGTGGATTATAGTCTCATTTATGTTGACAAACCTCCACATGCCACTGCTTGCCCATGGCATTGACAACACGCCCCTCAATAGGTCTCCTACAGGCGCCACAGATTGGTACACCCATCTTGTCGTGGCAGGGCAAACAGAAGAGCTCTCCCTTGAGTTCCCTGGCTTCAACTGTCAATTCTTTCCTGTGGACAGAGAAACATTGAACAACACAAAGATATTTTTTCATGTGGCCCTGAAATATATTCTGAAGAGTGTTTTCTGTGCTAAAAAGTGGGGCGGAGTGGGAAGACTGACCCACAGTTGCTGCAGTTGAAGTGGTCTGGGTGATATGGGTCATTCTTAAAGATCAGTGGCTGCTCCTCGATGATGGCATGGCACTTCTGGCAGATATACTTGCCCAGGCCACGAGCTTTCTCGCGGTTATGGCATGGTCGACAGAGGTGCCTGAGGTAAAATAGAGGAGAACAAAATGTAGGGGTGTCAAGAAAGTCTACGTATTATATGAGGTTTTGACATACTCTGTCACAGCTGCTCAAAATTCCATTATTTGTTAAGGGAGTCAGCAGCTtgacgtgtgtgtgtaaccACCTGTTTTACAGGCTGTCATAGTGTTATATTAAGACTGTAATAAGATGAGATACTTACCTGCCAGCATTTTTGACAAACCCCACGTCTGCAAGCACAGCCTGGCAAATGTCACAGCAGAAGCAGTCAGGGTGCCAACTATTGTTCATGGCCTTAATGACACGACCAATGATGAACTCCCCTAAGGGAAACCCATAAGTGAGAGATCAGTTTGAGACAAGTCTAAGTTTGACTTTGATGGATGCTATTTTTGGGTACTGTACAGTAGTTTCTAATGAGCACTCCATTATGGAGTCCTGGTGTTACTACAATACACAACAGTGCTTCCTATAGTGTTCTCAAAGTGACACTTTAATTTTGAATGCATTTTAATtgtcaatttaatttaattagagCATACTGTCTCCCCTTGGACACAGTCAAGCAGTATTAAAATAAGCTTACGTAGCACTAAAATGCATCTTGGGTGATCCAAACACAAGTGGGAAGTTAGAAATGAAAGTAATGAATAGGGGATCTGATCTCTTAAACACGATATGGAGGTCAGGGATGCTTACATTCACATATGTACGGTagtgcagtggttcccaaactgtgTGGGGAGATGTGGTGAAGGCTAGATGCTTTGGTATACACTGCTTGCTAAGCATGGAGCGGTTTGTGAAAGGTCTGTCGGATAAACGTTGAGCAGACAACGATCCAAAGGCAAAACGGGGACCAACAGAAAGGATTTGGGCGTGGCGAGAACACAATGACAGCAATAAATGAATGcttaataaacattttaaatttacttATGTCTGACAAACCTCCCACACATACCTGTATACACCAATGTCAAACAACTAGGCAAGTGTTTCAAATTCAACCttacacaaattaaaaaagcCAAAACAATCCCTTCTCTGGCCATATTGTTAAGTCCTGTCCCATCTCCCGCAAATGAAAACAGATGTAAGCAGGAAGTCTAATCATAAATAATCATGTGAGGcacacctgaggcctgtactacgaaacAAGATTTGGtattaacgaggtaacttcaggttcaacccagggttttgtgcatcacgacggtggatcacttgttaccgggttaaatcgccgtggtaacttatactgaacacctaacctgcattttggagatcagagatcaaccggtgtaaaagcaccgcctactgaccaatcaatactcgattgataacggcgtcaccgttcttagaagatcaggtggagctcggtgcgcaagagagagagagagagagagagagagagagagagagagagagagagagagagagagagagatgcgctcagaaaagttaaaacatttagagacggacaaccccgttaacattccctgatgggtatttttatgaaagatagattttcagcagaggtaattacgtataggctatttattggtttcttgagccgtgtgtttgaattatgttttttctctcatgatcgcttaccactgccagggttgcaattgaaataacaggctaaagcaacggcagtttatgaaaagcacaagtgtaattatggtcagatcttgtgcctgactgatggggaagtgatattgataagcacTAACCGCGTCtgctttttttgccagctttccttcctgttttaggaagcagcgactggaTTATGTTTTGCATGTAAAACCATGTCGGTGTTCTTCATAGTTATGCAGAATTATAGTTTGCACTTATGCAAAAAATGCATGTCTGgcagatgtttgcgattggtcattCTGTGCAAACACCGCTTCTTTTATGTGAAGATGCGCACCACTGTTTTGGAAatcctgggttgattgaactagttgttaaccaccgtcgtgacacagcttatgcgggaccgcggttgttaggttaggtgaagccgggtaactgaaataaatccagggcatgttgatctttatttgtagtacaggcctctgggctATCTCAATTAGATCTAGACATAGTCAGAATATATACTTTGTTCATTACACAATGTGGTCACTAGTCTTTTTGGGGTCCACACAACCCACAAATACTAGGTCTGGACAGGccataaatgaacaaatgagggCCTATAACACTCACCACACTGGTGACAGCAAGGGGCAAAGAGCATCTGGAAGTCATGTTCACAATATTTTCTTCCTTCAAACTgtgaagagagaagaagaagattgTGATTCCTTCACTTAAGAGAAACATTCTCTATATAAAAGAGTACCAGATAAATCATCACCACACATGCAGTTCATAAAGTATGGCTCATCATTGTGTTAATTTGTGATGTGTTTTACTGTGAGTATTCAAGTGCACTACCTCATAGAAGAGTCCATCTGGGAACTGCTGAAAACACTGAGCACACACAAAGCACTGCTCATGGTACAGCTCTCCATTACTGTTGACAATCTTCTCAGTTGGAGCAAAGCCACTCTTACATCGCTCACAGGCCGCACTGGCCAGGGCATTAGCAATGCTGTTGCATGAGACAAGAAAATACATATTAGTACATTACTTCCCCAGAGTCACTGAGAAATGTTAGGCTGACAAATAGCTGGAATGCAGGGCTGCACCAATGTTTATCAtttcccacatcaactcctacATTAACTGCTTGTTTCAGCAGCTGTCACCATGCAGAGTGGGAAATAATATGTGAATCAGTTGAGGAACTCACTAACACCATTACTCACTGCACAGCCATCGCCTAATTTGGTAAAGGAATAGAGGAACTCAAACCTAGCTGAGAGACGACgtgcagacagacaacagacacacacagacacacacacacagacacagacagacacacacacacacacactttaatacTAGCTATGCCGTTGGTTTAATTCAGTTAAAGGGTAATGCTGGCTTAATGTGGAACATAAAGATGTTAAAATTAAGTtgaaaactaaaacaacaataacGCCAGCTAGCTAAACCAAGGAAACGTAACGTGAACTCATGTTTAAAGTTGATCATTTCCCCATTCATTCTTAACGTTAGTTGCTGTCTTTTAGTGACTTCAAATCAATCACGGTCACACCTGGATAGCTTAAATGCTTATAACCTTTATGGTTAACGTTAGAGTTCAGGTGCAGTGAGTACTAATAACTCGCATTATGTTGAGaattcaaaaccattaacttaaaaccgctagctagctaactaactaacgttagcatgctaatctTACAGTTAGCTCCAATATGGAAAATAACCTAAGAACACTAACGTTACCATTATTTCGCATATCGTTAGTTAACCAGCTATAACGTATCAACAGTGAACCAACATTTAAACTGGACCAAGATATGAGTTGATACTAACTTTTTTGCTGGTGCCTTAAAAAGGGTGCATCTATTCTAGCTAAgcggttagctagctaactttacCCCAATGGTTACGTTGGCATGCTAATGTGACGTTAGCTTTGGCTTGCTGGCTGAAATTAGCGGTTGTGTATGTTTGCTAATAATCTTACCTGCCCGTCATTCCAGCCACCCCCAGCATCACCGCCGATCACGACAGTTTTAGAAACTAATACAGTAATTGGTGTGCTAGCTAATTCCTTTCGCTGTTGCCAAAGTTTTCAGTGGTAAGCAGAACAGACTCGTCTTACGCCGTGTCGCCCCCTACCAGCAGAGCTGTGCCGTGCCGTTCAGGCGACCCACTTGGGGAGTGTTCATGGTATCCTTGATCATCAACTTTCTAAATCTGCTCTTACACCAAACTGCCCTTGATTTGTATGCATTTTAAACAGCCTCATAATACTGGATTACACGCGGGACAACCGTCTATACAAAAATGGGATATATGGGCATATCTAAAATACATAGCGTACATGAATGCACTGTATGTTACTTATTTTATATCTTCCATATTTTCTTACCAATATCCAAGATAGAGTCACATAGAC carries:
- the LOC120556394 gene encoding LIM and senescent cell antigen-like-containing domain protein 1 isoform X1 — protein: MLGVAGMTGSIANALASAACERCKSGFAPTEKIVNSNGELYHEQCFVCAQCFQQFPDGLFYEFEGRKYCEHDFQMLFAPCCHQCGEFIIGRVIKAMNNSWHPDCFCCDICQAVLADVGFVKNAGRHLCRPCHNREKARGLGKYICQKCHAIIEEQPLIFKNDPYHPDHFNCSNCGKELTVEARELKGELFCLPCHDKMGVPICGACRRPIEGRVVNAMGKQWHVEHFVCAKCEKPFLGHRHYERKGLAYCETHYNQLFGDVCYHCNRVIEGDVVSALNKAWCVSCFSCSTCHTKLTLKDKFVEIDLKPVCKHCYERMPEELKRRLARRERDAKDRKKKAAVCL
- the LOC120556394 gene encoding LIM and senescent cell antigen-like-containing domain protein 1 isoform X4 translates to MPWPVRPVSDVRVALLQLRRLSTVMESCTMSSALCVLSVFSSSQMDSSMSLKEENIVNMTSRCSLPLAVTSVAMNNSWHPDCFCCDICQAVLADVGFVKNAGRHLCRPCHNREKARGLGKYICQKCHAIIEEQPLIFKNDPYHPDHFNCSNCGKELTVEARELKGELFCLPCHDKMGVPICGACRRPIEGRVVNAMGKQWHVEHFVCAKCEKPFLGHRHYERKGLAYCETHYNQLFGDVCYHCNRVIEGDVVSALNKAWCVSCFSCSTCHTKLTLKDKFVEIDLKPVCKHCYERMPEELKRRLARRERDAKDRKKKAAVCL
- the LOC120556394 gene encoding LIM and senescent cell antigen-like-containing domain protein 1 isoform X2, whose translation is MAVHIANALASAACERCKSGFAPTEKIVNSNGELYHEQCFVCAQCFQQFPDGLFYEFEGRKYCEHDFQMLFAPCCHQCGEFIIGRVIKAMNNSWHPDCFCCDICQAVLADVGFVKNAGRHLCRPCHNREKARGLGKYICQKCHAIIEEQPLIFKNDPYHPDHFNCSNCGKELTVEARELKGELFCLPCHDKMGVPICGACRRPIEGRVVNAMGKQWHVEHFVCAKCEKPFLGHRHYERKGLAYCETHYNQLFGDVCYHCNRVIEGDVVSALNKAWCVSCFSCSTCHTKLTLKDKFVEIDLKPVCKHCYERMPEELKRRLARRERDAKDRKKKAAVCL
- the LOC120556394 gene encoding LIM and senescent cell antigen-like-containing domain protein 1 isoform X3, giving the protein MLGVAGMTGSIANALASAACERCKSGFAPTEKIVNSNGELYHEQCFVCAQCFQQFPDGLFYEFEGRKYCEHDFQMLFAPCCHQCGEFIIGRVIKAMNNSWHPDCFCCDICQAVLADVGFVKNAGRHLCRPCHNREKARGLGKYICQKCHAIIEEQPLIFKNDPYHPDHFNCSNCGKELTVEARELKGELFCLPCHDKMGVPICGACRRPIEGRVVNAMGKQWHVEHFVCAKCEKPFLGHRHYERKGLAYCETHYNQLFGDVCYHCNRVIEGDVVSALNKAWCVSCFSCSTCHTKLTLKNKFVEFDMKPVCKKCYEKFPLELKKRLKKLAESLGRK